A genomic segment from Nicotiana sylvestris chromosome 1, ASM39365v2, whole genome shotgun sequence encodes:
- the LOC138891328 gene encoding uncharacterized protein: MAPNLEDPGAFTIPCTIGSADFAKALCDLGASINLMPYSVFNTLGIGKPRSNSMRLEMADRTMNSPLGIIDDVLVRVDKFILPADFVILDCEVDYEVPTILGTPFFAIGKVLVDVEVWELTFRVGDEKVVFHVCKSMKQPNSSEVCSFMDLVMAVIVDDTSAMINVEDPL, from the coding sequence ATGGCCCCAAATctagaagatcccggtgctttcactattccttgcaccattgggagtgcggactttgcaaaagctctatgtgatttgggggcaagtatcaacttgatgccctactccgTTTTTAAtactttgggtattgggaaaccgaGGTCTAATTCCATGAGATTGGAAATGGCAGATAGAACTATGAACAgtccattgggtattattgatgatgtccttgtccgggtggacaaatttatcttgccagctgattttgtgatcttggattgtgaggtagattatgaggttccaaCCATATTGGGAACACCTTTCTTTGCTATTGGGAAGgtcttagttgatgtggaagtatgggaactcaccttccgggtgggtgatgagaaagtggtctttcatgtgtgcaagtcaatgaaacagcccaacagttctgaggtGTGCTCCTTTATGGACCTTGTcatggcagtgatagttgatgatactagtgcaatgatcaatgtggaggaccctctatag